A window of Streptomyces sp. SAI-127 contains these coding sequences:
- a CDS encoding ABC transporter ATP-binding protein translates to MTAVIELKGVAKRYDNAGAPALGPLDLSVAQGEALAVTGPSGSGKSTLLNLVAGLDKPTEGTVTVAGQQVDRLGEHALARFRRERIGMVFQFFNLLDDLTVLDNIQLPAQLTGSSRRKTEARAKELMEVLGIQKHARAYPGRLSGGERQRVAVARSLVNRPALLLADEPTGALDSASGQDVRDLLVDLHRGGQTIVLVTHDPALAEACASRTVHLVDGHVALDSRAEAVR, encoded by the coding sequence ATGACCGCAGTGATCGAACTGAAGGGCGTGGCCAAGCGCTACGACAACGCCGGCGCACCCGCGCTCGGACCGCTCGACCTCTCCGTCGCCCAGGGTGAGGCCCTCGCCGTGACCGGCCCCTCCGGCAGCGGCAAGTCCACGCTGCTGAACCTCGTCGCGGGCCTCGACAAGCCGACCGAGGGCACCGTGACCGTCGCCGGGCAGCAGGTCGACCGGCTCGGCGAGCACGCCCTGGCCCGGTTCCGCCGTGAACGGATCGGCATGGTCTTCCAGTTCTTCAACCTCCTCGACGACCTCACCGTCCTGGACAACATCCAGCTTCCCGCCCAGCTCACCGGAAGCTCACGGCGCAAGACGGAGGCCCGGGCGAAGGAGCTCATGGAGGTCCTGGGCATCCAGAAGCACGCCCGCGCCTACCCGGGCCGCCTCTCCGGCGGCGAACGCCAACGCGTCGCCGTCGCCCGGTCGTTGGTGAACCGGCCCGCACTGCTGCTCGCCGACGAACCGACCGGCGCCCTCGACAGCGCCTCGGGCCAGGACGTCCGGGACCTGCTGGTCGACCTGCACCGCGGCGGCCAGACCATCGTGCTCGTCACCCACGACCCGGCCCTGGCCGAGGCCTGCGCGAGCCGCACCGTCCACCTCGTCGACGGCCATGTCGCCCTCGACTCCCGCGCGGAGGCCGTGCGATGA
- a CDS encoding alanine--tRNA ligase-related protein, with product MDTDRTVRVFTDFYRERGHHLITGSTLLPPPGDPVLFTTSGMHPLTPYLEGRPHPRGGRLVNVQRCLRTTDLDEIGDSTHLTVFEMLGSWSLGDYGHSQSLRWGYELLRDGFGIPRERLHVTVFGGDEQVGPDLESLRTWQESGVPVELTREDNWWSNGPVGPCGPDSEIFVWTGVTPPQGTPTTDPRWVEIWNHVVMRYRRLEDGSLQPLDRPSVDTGMGLERLVTILQGHDSVYDTDLFEPWMRLLPPLWELDEPSLRLVSDHLRSGVVVIGDGVRPSNTGRGYVLRRVVRRLLTTLRREDPSRTLSDLPVELLQHTLDHFRTSCGTGLVRDVLLEEERRFDRLLERGLRLLSGPRYRGPLSKEDYEYLHDTHGLPRDLVLGLRREG from the coding sequence ATGGACACGGACCGGACCGTACGCGTCTTCACCGACTTCTACCGCGAGCGCGGACACCACCTGATCACGGGCAGCACACTGCTGCCACCGCCCGGGGACCCGGTGCTGTTCACCACCTCGGGCATGCACCCGCTCACCCCCTATCTGGAGGGCCGCCCCCACCCCCGGGGTGGCCGCCTCGTCAATGTGCAGCGCTGTCTGCGCACCACCGATCTCGACGAGATCGGCGACTCCACCCATCTGACGGTGTTCGAGATGCTCGGCTCGTGGTCGCTGGGCGACTACGGCCACTCCCAGAGCCTGCGCTGGGGCTACGAGCTGCTCCGTGACGGTTTCGGCATCCCCCGGGAGAGGCTCCACGTCACGGTCTTCGGCGGTGACGAGCAGGTGGGCCCCGATCTCGAATCGCTGCGCACCTGGCAGGAGTCGGGAGTTCCCGTGGAACTCACCCGGGAGGACAACTGGTGGTCCAACGGGCCCGTCGGCCCGTGCGGCCCCGACTCGGAGATCTTCGTGTGGACCGGCGTCACCCCGCCTCAGGGCACCCCCACCACGGACCCGCGGTGGGTGGAGATCTGGAACCACGTCGTCATGCGGTACCGCCGCCTCGAGGACGGCTCTCTCCAGCCCCTCGATCGTCCGAGCGTCGACACCGGCATGGGGCTGGAGCGCCTGGTCACCATCCTGCAGGGCCATGACTCGGTCTACGACACCGACCTGTTCGAGCCATGGATGCGGCTGCTGCCTCCCCTGTGGGAACTCGACGAGCCGTCGCTGCGTCTGGTCAGCGACCATCTGCGCTCCGGTGTCGTCGTGATCGGCGACGGGGTACGGCCGTCCAACACCGGCCGCGGTTACGTCCTGCGGCGCGTGGTCCGCCGCCTGCTCACCACCCTGCGGCGCGAGGACCCGTCCCGCACCCTCTCCGACCTGCCGGTGGAGCTCCTCCAGCACACGCTGGACCACTTCCGTACGAGCTGCGGGACAGGGCTGGTCCGTGACGTGCTGCTGGAGGAGGAACGCCGGTTCGACAGGCTGCTGGAGCGCGGCCTGCGTCTGCTGTCCGGGCCGCGGTACCGGGGGCCGCTGAGCAAGGAGGACTACGAGTACCTCCACGACACCCACGGCCTGCCCCGCGACCTGGTTCTCGGCCTGCGCCGAGAGGGGTGA
- a CDS encoding response regulator transcription factor → MADGVNGDRLRAVIADDQALVRTGFGMILTADGIEVTAEAADGAEAVAAVRRTRPDVVLMDIRMPGMDGIEATRRILADDTAGEIRVIILTTYDLDHYVYAALTAGASGFLLKDVTPEHLVAAIRLVRSGDALLAPTITRRLIERFARREEAAPSADLHRDLSGLTPRELEVLRLLATGLSNAELAERLFLSPTTVKTHIGRILSKLDLRDRVQAVVLAYESGLITPGGTTEGALRDT, encoded by the coding sequence TTGGCTGACGGTGTGAACGGCGACAGGCTGCGGGCCGTCATCGCCGACGACCAGGCCCTCGTACGGACCGGGTTCGGGATGATCCTGACCGCGGACGGCATCGAGGTGACGGCGGAGGCGGCGGACGGGGCGGAGGCGGTTGCCGCGGTCCGGCGTACCCGCCCCGACGTCGTCCTCATGGACATCCGGATGCCGGGCATGGACGGCATCGAGGCCACCCGGCGGATCCTCGCCGACGACACCGCGGGCGAGATCCGGGTGATCATCCTGACCACGTACGACCTCGACCACTACGTCTACGCCGCGCTCACCGCAGGGGCCAGTGGCTTCCTCCTCAAGGACGTCACACCCGAGCATCTGGTGGCCGCGATACGGCTGGTGCGGTCCGGCGACGCCCTGCTGGCGCCCACGATCACCCGCCGCCTGATCGAGCGCTTCGCCCGGCGCGAGGAGGCCGCCCCATCGGCCGACCTGCACCGGGACCTGTCCGGGCTGACGCCGCGTGAGCTGGAGGTGCTGCGGCTGCTGGCGACGGGGCTCAGCAACGCCGAACTCGCGGAGCGGCTGTTCCTCAGTCCGACGACGGTGAAGACACACATCGGCCGGATCCTTTCGAAGCTGGACCTGCGCGACCGTGTCCAGGCGGTGGTCCTCGCCTACGAGAGCGGCCTGATCACACCGGGCGGCACCACGGAAGGCGCCCTCCGCGACACCTAG
- a CDS encoding ABC transporter permease: MTGPLLRVVRSGVGRRRVQTVVIAIATMMAVAAAVVAGSLMVVSNAPFDHAFAEQRGAHLTTEFDPAKATAGQLAATGQLDTVTASAGPYPSTVVEAADSSGRRPPAMTLVGRTGPHADVDDLDLTTGRWARKPGEIVLSSSYEGPAFRLGDTLTASDTTLTVVGFATSASKTADLWATPSQVRALASKEHPVTSQMLYRFDSAGSKGDIAADRKKLLAAVPAGALLGTQSYLDTKRAADQGAAPTIPFLVAFGVLGIVMSVIIVGSVISGAVGTSLRRIGILKAIGFTPREVVRAYVAQAIIPAAAGIALGVVLGNLLAVPLLDDTEQAYGTATLSVAWWVDVVVPAGALLVVGIAAFVPALRAGRLRTVEAIAVGRAPRTGRGQWAHRAAGRLPLPRAVTYGLASPFAHPVRTLAMLLAVAFGTIAATFAVGLTSSLNEVSSIQDPENRSAVTVFTGGPSVAGGEHVPAPGTTEPEPADPAQVSAAIKAQSGTASYYGMGQQDATVAGVSGAVRATLYQGDSSRGGYAMVSGHWLDGAGQVVVPGQFLETTGTEIGDTVRVTVGKETAVLRIVGEAFGSSDDVLEIQVNSADFPATRPQVFLVDVKPGVSAVAYAEKLAARIEPLGADARANTPSEQDNFVLILNTMAALLTLMLVSVAGLGVLNSVVLDTRERVHDLGVCKALGMSPRQTVSLVLASVAGIGVLGGLVGVPAGYALHGFVLPVMGHAAGTGLPRSVLDVYDTPQLLLLGLAGLVIALLGAMLPAGWAAKSRTATALRTE; encoded by the coding sequence ATGACCGGACCACTCCTGCGTGTCGTCCGCTCCGGGGTGGGCCGGCGCCGTGTGCAGACCGTCGTCATCGCCATCGCCACGATGATGGCCGTGGCGGCCGCCGTGGTCGCGGGTTCCCTCATGGTCGTCTCGAACGCGCCCTTCGACCATGCTTTCGCCGAGCAGCGGGGCGCCCACCTCACCACCGAGTTCGACCCGGCCAAGGCGACCGCCGGACAACTCGCGGCCACCGGACAGCTGGACACCGTCACCGCGAGCGCGGGGCCGTACCCCTCCACGGTCGTCGAGGCGGCGGACTCGTCCGGCCGCCGGCCCCCGGCCATGACGCTGGTCGGACGCACCGGTCCGCACGCAGACGTGGACGACCTGGACCTCACGACCGGCCGGTGGGCGAGGAAACCGGGCGAGATCGTACTGAGCTCCTCCTACGAGGGTCCCGCCTTCAGGCTGGGCGACACCCTGACGGCCTCCGACACGACTCTCACGGTCGTCGGCTTCGCCACCTCGGCCAGCAAGACCGCCGACCTGTGGGCAACTCCCTCGCAGGTCAGGGCCCTTGCCTCCAAGGAACACCCCGTCACCAGCCAGATGCTCTACCGCTTCGACTCGGCGGGCTCGAAGGGCGACATCGCCGCCGACCGCAAGAAGCTCCTCGCCGCCGTCCCGGCCGGTGCGCTCCTCGGCACCCAGTCCTACCTCGACACCAAGCGCGCCGCCGACCAGGGCGCCGCCCCGACCATCCCGTTCCTCGTCGCCTTCGGGGTCCTCGGCATCGTCATGTCGGTGATCATCGTCGGCAGCGTCATCAGCGGCGCGGTCGGCACCAGCCTGCGCAGGATCGGCATCCTCAAGGCCATCGGCTTCACCCCGCGCGAAGTCGTCCGCGCCTATGTGGCCCAGGCGATCATCCCGGCAGCCGCGGGTATCGCGCTCGGAGTCGTCCTCGGCAACCTCCTGGCCGTACCGCTCCTCGACGACACCGAGCAGGCGTACGGCACGGCCACCCTGTCCGTGGCCTGGTGGGTGGATGTCGTGGTCCCCGCCGGCGCGCTGCTGGTCGTCGGGATCGCCGCCTTCGTCCCGGCGCTGCGGGCCGGGAGGCTGCGCACGGTCGAGGCCATCGCCGTGGGCCGGGCCCCGCGCACCGGACGCGGACAGTGGGCACACCGCGCGGCGGGACGGCTGCCGCTGCCCAGGGCGGTGACCTACGGTCTCGCCAGCCCCTTCGCGCATCCGGTCCGCACGCTCGCGATGCTGCTCGCCGTGGCGTTCGGCACGATCGCGGCGACCTTCGCCGTCGGCCTCACCTCCTCGCTGAACGAGGTCAGTTCGATACAGGACCCCGAGAACCGTTCCGCGGTCACCGTCTTCACCGGCGGGCCGAGCGTCGCGGGCGGCGAGCACGTCCCCGCACCCGGCACCACGGAGCCCGAGCCGGCCGACCCGGCACAGGTCAGCGCCGCCATCAAGGCACAGTCGGGCACCGCCTCGTACTACGGCATGGGCCAGCAGGACGCCACCGTGGCCGGGGTCTCCGGAGCCGTCCGGGCGACCCTCTACCAGGGCGACTCCAGTAGGGGCGGCTACGCCATGGTCTCCGGGCACTGGCTCGACGGCGCGGGCCAGGTCGTCGTGCCCGGCCAGTTCCTGGAGACCACCGGTACCGAGATCGGCGACACCGTACGCGTGACCGTCGGGAAGGAGACGGCCGTCCTGCGGATAGTCGGCGAGGCCTTCGGCAGCTCGGACGACGTGCTGGAGATCCAGGTGAACTCCGCGGACTTCCCCGCGACCAGGCCCCAGGTGTTCCTCGTCGACGTGAAACCGGGCGTCTCCGCCGTCGCGTACGCCGAGAAGCTCGCCGCGCGGATCGAGCCCCTCGGCGCCGACGCCCGGGCCAACACGCCGTCCGAGCAGGACAACTTCGTGCTCATCCTGAACACGATGGCCGCGCTCCTCACCCTGATGCTCGTGTCCGTCGCAGGCCTCGGCGTCCTCAACTCCGTCGTTCTGGACACCCGGGAGCGCGTCCACGACCTGGGCGTGTGCAAGGCGCTCGGCATGTCACCCCGGCAGACCGTGAGCCTCGTCCTCGCCTCGGTGGCCGGCATCGGCGTGCTCGGCGGTCTGGTCGGCGTCCCCGCCGGATACGCCCTGCACGGATTCGTGCTCCCGGTGATGGGACACGCGGCCGGCACCGGCCTGCCCAGGTCCGTCCTCGATGTCTACGACACCCCGCAACTGCTCCTGCTGGGCCTGGCCGGTCTCGTCATCGCCCTGCTGGGCGCGATGCTCCCGGCGGGCTGGGCGGCGAAGTCCCGCACGGCGACGGCCCTGCGCACGGAGTAG
- a CDS encoding NAD(P)H-dependent oxidoreductase, with protein sequence MATLLIVHHTPSPNCQAMFEAVVSGATAPEIEGVRVVRRAALSATASDVLEADGYLLGTPANLGYMSGALKHFFDQVYYPCLDETRGRPFGVYVHGGNDVTGALRGIESITTGLGWRSAAEPVTVTGEPAKADIEACWELGATVAAGLMT encoded by the coding sequence GTGGCCACCCTGCTGATCGTGCATCACACGCCCTCGCCCAACTGCCAGGCGATGTTCGAAGCCGTCGTCTCCGGTGCGACGGCGCCGGAGATCGAGGGCGTCCGTGTCGTACGCCGCGCGGCCCTGTCCGCCACGGCCTCGGACGTGCTGGAGGCGGACGGCTACCTGCTCGGCACCCCGGCCAACCTCGGGTACATGTCCGGAGCCCTCAAGCACTTCTTCGACCAGGTCTACTACCCCTGCCTCGACGAGACGCGCGGCCGCCCGTTCGGCGTCTACGTGCACGGGGGCAACGACGTCACCGGAGCCCTGCGCGGCATCGAGTCGATCACGACGGGTCTCGGCTGGCGCAGTGCGGCCGAACCGGTGACCGTCACCGGTGAACCGGCCAAGGCCGACATCGAGGCGTGCTGGGAGCTGGGGGCGACGGTCGCGGCAGGACTGATGACCTAG
- a CDS encoding class I SAM-dependent methyltransferase, with protein MADKGQRAAAVFDALGLTYEKAFARSEAHLASLEWLLGRLGPGSRVLDVGSGTGRPTASTLVAAGHEVLGVDVSPVMVDLAGRQVPQAEFRHADIRELPLEKESFDAVCVYFSLLQMSRAEQSEVLGRLARALRPGGSLVLATVPVDVEDLAVEFMGQPVRATSFAAEDVVAVVRDAGLAVEHEQAVEFTPDHPESTTEPQLFLYCGLPA; from the coding sequence GTGGCAGACAAAGGGCAGCGGGCAGCAGCGGTCTTCGACGCGCTGGGGCTGACGTACGAGAAGGCGTTCGCGCGTTCCGAGGCTCACCTGGCGTCCCTGGAGTGGCTGCTCGGGAGGCTCGGCCCCGGGAGCCGGGTCCTGGACGTCGGCAGCGGAACCGGCCGTCCCACGGCGTCGACGCTGGTGGCCGCGGGTCACGAGGTGCTGGGAGTGGACGTCTCTCCCGTCATGGTCGACCTGGCCGGCCGGCAGGTGCCGCAGGCCGAGTTCCGCCACGCGGACATCCGTGAACTGCCGCTGGAGAAGGAGTCGTTCGACGCGGTGTGCGTGTACTTCTCGCTGCTGCAGATGTCCCGGGCGGAGCAGTCGGAGGTGCTGGGGCGGCTGGCGCGGGCCCTGCGGCCGGGCGGGAGCCTGGTGCTCGCCACCGTTCCCGTGGATGTGGAGGACCTGGCGGTCGAGTTCATGGGCCAGCCTGTCCGGGCCACGAGTTTCGCCGCGGAGGACGTGGTGGCCGTGGTGCGTGACGCGGGTCTGGCCGTGGAGCACGAGCAGGCCGTGGAGTTCACCCCGGACCATCCCGAAAGCACCACGGAACCGCAGCTGTTCCTGTACTGCGGGCTTCCCGCGTAA
- a CDS encoding glycosyl hydrolase codes for MHEANPQRDGISRRVVLAAGLTAGAAVALGAGAPSAVAGTGAAAEWFAAPARSVRPRFRWWWPDGLVDPDEIAREIDQIADAGFGGVEIAAVHHSIKDKSVLDTAHHGWGSRPWRDGVEAALRRAARRGLTVDLTLGPSWPVAVPGLTPDDDAAAKELAHGRAPLTGGSTYQGPVPPPVHAAAAGVTRQQLLAVQAARVEPAHSTRKETGLDPDSVQDLTATVTDGTLTWTAPEGGDWVLISYWVRGSGQQPESGPHSAPAAYAVDHFSPAGTTAVTSYWQDHLLTPSVRRLLRAAGGSFFEDSVELETDGLTWTPLLPEAFEKHTGRPLLPYLPALVLDNSNQVFAFEAQFTRQIRHDFWETVSGLFNRNHLTALRDWAHTLGMTLRSQPYGLQTDAIASAAILDIPEGESLGFKNLDDYRCLAGGRDMAGRRILSCEAGAYNGSAYSTTWDRFLRTMGGAYAAGVNQTVVHGFSYATAPGVNWPGFAAFSPYNGTAGYGESWGPRQPTWRHVQDISGYLGRVHQVLQTGTARADVAVFRQTGYTATGIGASWFTATGVPLGWTHQFLSGPLLDLPSATVSDGRLAPDGPAYKALFVEGDFFYGSTPTLAVEDARKILALAEAGLPVVLFGAFDQALTPGVPDQGETDRLREILARLLTLPHVVRITDKAAVGDALAGLGVSADVRHATASTLLNAHRVTADADFYYLCNGKHAETVKPPVAAIDHDITLRRTHGGRTVPYLLDPWTGEAVRLARYTEDGADITLRVTLQPGQTTIVALGRPGLFGDLHGNSAHAEATDADAVLFTERGLTLRARTAGTWTTRLSRGRTATTRTPAVPAPITPDRWELEVEDWYPGSDATRTEHVRRGVTLETLRPWSQIPELADSAGIGRYRTTVTLPADWTPSHGAELELGQVSDTFRVSVNGRRLPAADRLHPVVDLGPFLRRGENTIEIEVATPLINRLRVAQPTVFGGVARQDHGLVGPVRLVPYVQAVVR; via the coding sequence ACAGCATCAAGGACAAGTCGGTCCTGGACACCGCACACCACGGCTGGGGGAGCAGACCCTGGCGGGACGGCGTCGAGGCCGCGCTGCGCCGCGCGGCGAGACGGGGACTCACCGTCGACCTCACCCTCGGCCCCAGCTGGCCCGTGGCCGTCCCCGGGCTCACGCCCGACGACGACGCCGCCGCCAAGGAACTCGCCCACGGCCGCGCCCCGTTGACCGGCGGCAGCACCTACCAGGGGCCCGTCCCGCCACCCGTCCACGCCGCGGCCGCGGGGGTGACCCGTCAGCAGCTCCTCGCCGTACAGGCCGCCCGGGTCGAGCCCGCCCACTCGACCCGCAAGGAGACCGGCCTCGACCCGGACAGCGTCCAGGACCTCACCGCGACCGTCACCGACGGCACGCTGACCTGGACCGCGCCCGAGGGCGGGGACTGGGTGCTCATCTCCTACTGGGTGCGTGGTTCGGGCCAGCAGCCCGAGTCCGGCCCGCACTCCGCCCCGGCCGCCTACGCCGTCGACCACTTCAGCCCGGCCGGCACCACCGCGGTCACCTCCTACTGGCAGGACCACCTGCTGACCCCCTCCGTGCGGCGCCTGTTGCGAGCCGCAGGGGGTTCTTTCTTCGAGGACTCCGTGGAGCTGGAGACCGACGGCCTGACCTGGACACCCCTGCTGCCCGAGGCCTTCGAGAAGCACACCGGACGGCCGCTGCTGCCGTACCTGCCCGCCCTCGTCCTGGACAACAGCAACCAGGTCTTCGCCTTCGAGGCCCAGTTCACCCGCCAGATCCGGCACGACTTCTGGGAGACCGTCTCCGGCCTCTTCAACCGCAACCACCTGACGGCCCTGCGGGACTGGGCGCACACCCTCGGCATGACCCTGCGCTCGCAGCCCTACGGCCTCCAGACGGACGCCATCGCCTCGGCCGCGATCCTCGACATCCCCGAGGGCGAGTCCCTCGGCTTCAAGAACCTGGACGACTACCGCTGCCTGGCCGGCGGCCGGGACATGGCCGGGCGAAGGATCCTGTCCTGCGAGGCGGGCGCCTACAACGGATCCGCGTACAGCACGACCTGGGACCGCTTCCTGCGCACCATGGGCGGCGCCTACGCGGCCGGCGTCAACCAGACCGTCGTGCACGGCTTCTCCTACGCCACCGCCCCCGGGGTGAACTGGCCGGGATTCGCCGCCTTCAGCCCGTACAACGGCACCGCCGGGTACGGCGAGTCGTGGGGCCCGCGCCAGCCCACCTGGCGGCACGTCCAGGACATCTCCGGATACCTGGGCCGCGTCCACCAGGTGCTGCAGACCGGTACCGCCAGAGCGGACGTCGCCGTGTTCCGGCAGACCGGCTACACCGCCACCGGAATCGGCGCCTCCTGGTTCACGGCGACCGGCGTCCCGCTCGGCTGGACCCACCAGTTCCTCAGCGGACCCCTCCTCGACCTGCCCTCCGCGACCGTCTCGGACGGCCGGCTCGCCCCCGACGGTCCCGCCTACAAGGCCCTGTTCGTCGAGGGCGACTTCTTCTACGGCTCCACCCCCACGCTCGCCGTCGAGGACGCCCGCAAGATCCTCGCCCTGGCCGAGGCGGGACTTCCCGTGGTCCTGTTCGGAGCCTTCGACCAGGCACTGACTCCCGGGGTCCCGGACCAGGGGGAGACGGACCGGCTGCGTGAGATCCTCGCCCGGCTGCTCACGCTGCCCCACGTCGTCCGGATCACCGACAAGGCCGCGGTCGGCGACGCCCTCGCCGGGCTCGGGGTGAGCGCCGACGTACGGCACGCCACCGCGTCCACGCTCCTCAACGCCCACCGTGTCACCGCCGACGCGGACTTCTACTACCTCTGCAACGGCAAGCACGCCGAGACGGTCAAGCCGCCCGTGGCCGCGATCGACCACGACATCACCCTGCGCCGTACCCACGGCGGCAGGACCGTGCCGTATCTGCTCGATCCCTGGACGGGGGAGGCGGTCCGGCTCGCGCGCTACACCGAGGACGGGGCCGACATCACCCTGCGGGTCACGCTCCAGCCGGGGCAGACGACGATCGTCGCCCTGGGACGGCCGGGGCTGTTCGGCGACCTCCATGGCAACAGCGCGCACGCCGAGGCGACCGACGCCGACGCGGTGCTGTTCACCGAGCGAGGGCTGACCCTGCGTGCCCGCACCGCCGGTACCTGGACCACCCGCCTGTCCCGGGGCCGAACCGCCACCACCAGGACCCCCGCAGTGCCCGCGCCGATCACACCGGACCGCTGGGAACTGGAGGTCGAGGACTGGTACCCGGGCTCGGACGCCACCCGGACCGAACACGTCCGGCGCGGCGTCACCCTCGAGACGCTGCGGCCCTGGTCGCAGATCCCCGAACTGGCCGACTCCGCGGGCATCGGTCGGTACCGCACCACGGTCACCCTGCCGGCCGACTGGACGCCTTCCCACGGCGCCGAGTTGGAGCTGGGGCAGGTCAGCGACACCTTCCGGGTGAGCGTCAACGGCAGGCGCCTGCCCGCGGCCGACCGGCTCCACCCCGTCGTCGACCTCGGCCCCTTCCTGCGGCGCGGCGAGAACACGATCGAGATCGAGGTGGCGACCCCGCTCATCAACCGGCTCAGGGTCGCGCAGCCCACGGTGTTCGGCGGGGTCGCCCGCCAGGACCACGGTCTGGTGGGCCCGGTGAGACTCGTGCCGTATGTGCAGGCGGTCGTGCGCTGA
- a CDS encoding ANTAR domain-containing protein has protein sequence MTQHEELVVKIEELQEEIAQLRQALVSHAVVDQAIGVVLALSGLRPDQGWEVLKTVSQRTNTKLRDVAQHVVRWPDLGSLPAEIRPALRIALAEAHAAHGGRSLIRQEQRCKGYGRAPSGKSE, from the coding sequence ATGACGCAACACGAAGAGCTGGTTGTGAAGATCGAAGAACTCCAGGAGGAAATCGCCCAGCTCCGGCAGGCCCTTGTCTCTCACGCCGTCGTCGACCAGGCGATCGGTGTCGTCCTCGCCCTCAGCGGTCTCCGTCCCGACCAGGGGTGGGAGGTCCTCAAGACGGTGTCCCAGCGCACCAACACCAAGCTGCGGGACGTCGCCCAGCACGTCGTGCGCTGGCCCGACCTCGGCAGCCTGCCGGCGGAGATCCGCCCGGCACTGCGCATCGCGCTGGCCGAGGCGCACGCGGCGCACGGAGGCCGGTCGCTGATACGGCAGGAACAGCGGTGCAAGGGCTACGGCAGGGCCCCCTCCGGGAAATCCGAGTGA
- a CDS encoding histidine kinase, translating to METEYLRGWRRQVRVALRPEVKGAELSRRSVCFDVLLAVLLTVVALVVASRYPGDGPVQVSKMEYGAPVPPRPPVLPGGRIEPPVSSPPWGLIVLSALPLAARRRFPLTVFAVVLCAGLAIGDDASWINVLTCVIGTYSAVMHSRHRAGAMAGLVAAAVLAGVAFRSTQPVLPGWSSPGVVLLVAGVVASVVRVGRRRLAASRDRFAALERAHEETTRRAVEEERARIAAELHDVVTHNVSVMVIQAGAARKVMDAAPERSKEALLAVEAGGRAAMAELRHVMGLLAAPDTGRPDSPADGLEPQPGLGQLDSLIDRVRAAGTPVGVAVSLPPEPLPPGVDLTAYRVVQEALTNTIKHAPGAEAVVTVGWSGDRLEIEVMDTGGVRDGVPVDGNGRGLIGLRERLAVYGGALTAGPTLAGGFRIRAEVPWRTV from the coding sequence ATGGAGACGGAGTACCTGCGGGGATGGCGTCGGCAGGTGCGTGTCGCACTGCGGCCGGAGGTGAAGGGCGCTGAGCTGTCACGGCGGTCGGTGTGCTTCGACGTGCTGCTGGCCGTGCTGCTGACGGTGGTCGCGCTGGTGGTGGCGTCGCGTTATCCCGGTGACGGGCCGGTGCAGGTGTCGAAGATGGAGTACGGGGCGCCGGTTCCGCCCCGGCCTCCCGTTCTTCCGGGCGGGCGGATCGAGCCGCCGGTCTCCTCACCGCCCTGGGGACTGATCGTGCTGTCCGCACTGCCGCTGGCGGCACGGCGGCGGTTTCCGCTGACCGTGTTCGCCGTGGTGCTCTGCGCGGGGCTGGCCATCGGCGACGACGCCTCCTGGATCAACGTTCTTACCTGCGTCATCGGCACCTACAGCGCGGTGATGCACAGCCGGCACCGGGCGGGAGCCATGGCCGGCCTCGTCGCCGCCGCCGTCCTCGCCGGCGTGGCCTTCCGGTCGACGCAGCCGGTACTGCCCGGCTGGTCGAGTCCCGGGGTGGTGCTGCTGGTGGCGGGGGTGGTGGCCAGCGTGGTCCGGGTCGGGCGGCGGCGCCTCGCGGCCAGCCGGGACCGGTTCGCCGCGCTGGAGCGGGCGCACGAGGAGACGACACGCAGGGCCGTGGAGGAGGAACGGGCCCGGATCGCCGCCGAGTTGCACGACGTCGTGACCCACAATGTGAGCGTGATGGTCATTCAGGCGGGCGCCGCGCGCAAGGTCATGGACGCGGCCCCGGAGCGGTCCAAGGAGGCACTGCTCGCGGTCGAGGCCGGGGGCCGGGCCGCGATGGCCGAACTCCGGCATGTGATGGGCCTGTTGGCCGCGCCGGACACCGGCCGCCCGGACTCCCCCGCCGACGGCCTCGAACCGCAGCCGGGCCTCGGGCAGTTGGACTCGCTGATCGACCGTGTGCGGGCCGCCGGGACACCGGTCGGCGTCGCGGTTTCGCTGCCCCCGGAACCGCTGCCACCCGGTGTGGACCTCACGGCGTACCGAGTGGTCCAGGAGGCGCTGACCAACACCATCAAGCACGCGCCCGGCGCCGAGGCCGTCGTCACCGTCGGCTGGTCGGGTGACCGGTTGGAGATCGAGGTCATGGACACCGGCGGAGTCCGCGACGGGGTGCCCGTGGACGGGAACGGCCGCGGGCTGATCGGTCTGCGGGAGCGCCTCGCGGTCTACGGTGGCGCACTGACGGCCGGCCCGACTCTCGCCGGGGGCTTCCGGATCAGAGCTGAGGTGCCGTGGCGGACGGTGTGA